One region of Polypterus senegalus isolate Bchr_013 chromosome 11, ASM1683550v1, whole genome shotgun sequence genomic DNA includes:
- the LOC120539465 gene encoding ribonuclease pancreatic-like, which translates to MMLFVLLVMLVECSSQFKDDPLSSIEGEQICAHLSFPYLKKKLSLPSSGQKIQMESEWRGEFISVIVMEGCLLTLWKSLDTQFYSSGEYANITTGPENSVSAVHCSCEAGDSEFHSSFNDFKRKHMASESAQGSDSFCINEIRNRNITIRGRCKGKNTFIFADIARVIKVCTNGERLKKHNLFKSKERFRITDCCYTGNPQPVCQYKAINYNQRYIVLGCDNNNKPVHYEESL; encoded by the coding sequence ATGATGCTGTTTGTGCTGCTTGTGATGTTGGTTGAGTGCAGCAGCCAATTCAAAGATGACCCCCTGTCTAGCATTGAGGGAGAACAAATCTGTGCTCATCTCTCCTTTCCTTACTTAAAGAAAAAGCTTTCACTGCCATCATCAGGACAGAAGATCCAAATGGAATCAGAGTGGAGAGGGGAATTTATCTCAGTCATCGTGATGGAAGGATGTCTGCTTACTCTTTGGAAGTCTCTTGATACACAATTTTATTCCAGCGGAGAATACGCCAACATCACCACTGGGCCAGAGAACTCTGTGTCTGCTGTACACTGCAGTTGTGAGGCAGGAGACAGTgaattccattccagctttaatGATTTTAAACGAAAGCACATGGCATCTGAAAGCGCACAAGGCAGTGATTCTTTCTGCATTAATGAGATCCGGAACAGGAATATCACCATAAGAGGAAGATGCAAAGGCAAAAACACATTCATCTTTGCAGATATAGCAAGAGTGATAAAGGTTTGCACTAATGGTGAAAGGCTGAAAAAGCATAACCTATTTAAAAGCAAAGAGAGATTTAGAATCACTGATTGTTGCTACACTGGGAATCCTCAACCAGTGTGTCAATATAAAGCCATAAATTACAATCAGCGTTACATCGTTCTTGGATGTGACAACAATAATAAACCAGTACATTATGAAGAAAGCTtatag